From Gadus macrocephalus chromosome 16, ASM3116895v1:
GCTGGGTTATCTGTAAGTATGTGTTGTCGTATCTGGAAGGGTAGCAATCAAGTGAGATGACCCGGGTCAGAGGGTGACCGCGACACACTCACACCGATAACCACGCATAGGCCTACTACTGTATATGTGAAAACCGTGAACATAAGTAAACCGGTTTCCCCCGGACTGATATCGATTCATGACGCATTCACCCAACTGAAGGAGATAACTAAGCAGATACTTTCTGTAGGTCGAGAAGATGCTTTGGTGTCCCAGCTTCTGCGCACGTCTGATGTTCTTATTTGAAATTCAATTCATTttcaaatttaatttattttcaattataATCTGAATTTAGGTTGGATGGAGGCATTTTGTTTACAGTGGATATTGCCATGACTTTGCATAGTAACGGTTCAGAAGTGCAGGTAAGCAACAGCGACACTTAGTGGGTGTTCCAGCTCGCCGCACTTGGCTCATAGGAGGTTCACAATTGTTGGCTCGCAAACGATTtctaaaaatattaaataagtcTCGATATAATCCTTTTACTTACTCACTTTGCAAACAATACCTACATGTAATTTGACTGCCAGCATGTAAATGAACCAGAAACTGCTTAGAGAATGACTACATTGTATGAAGATTCATTGATTTTGGAATAGGTATAACTATTTAATAACTTAATTGAGCGGAACATTCCCAACATCTGCTCTCACTCGTTGAGGATGTAGCGTGTTACAGAGGAGCGCAATGACTATTCCCAGGAGAACCAAATTAAAACAGTGCAAACACTACTGTGGCGTCTACACTACAGAGGTTTGAACAGTATAGAGGTTTTATCTACTGTATACAGTATTATCTACAGTAGCGCTGTGGTCCAAGACGGTCCAACGCTGGGGTCCAAGTCCAGCCGGCGATGACAGAAGTACAAGTTGGTCTTTTCTTGGCCAATGGCTACTGaggttattttattatttcaccTAGTTTTCAATAAGATATCAAAATCGATTGGGACCCAGATACCACATTCACTCACTACTCAGTGTAACAGATGACTGTTGTTGGCTAATATTAACATGAAAGGTATCAATAACAAGGTACAGCCCACGGACCCAGGTCCCGGGACCCCCCACGCCGGGGGACCTCAGATACTTCTGAGGCGATGAGCGCCGTTTCCTCGCCACGTCATCGGCCTTCACAAACTCACAGCGCAAACACGCAGTAgggtaaatatttatttatattcatttgGGTAGAGGGATAGTAGGGAAATGACTTATTCAAATGTAGTTCCACACAGCTCCTGTCCCTCGAGGGAACCGGACGTGCAGTTACCTGCTTTGcccagtagggggggggggagaagtaCGGTGAACACGAGACACCCTAGCGGCGCAGAGCGACCGAGCGTCAGCAGCACTGAAGCACCTCTGAACGTCCAGGAGAAAGgcggtgttgccagattgggtgggaGACACCGGGGACAGGAGGCACCGCTTCCTCCAGGGAGAAGAGCCACACAGATGAGATGAAGCGAgcctcccccgtccccccgtccccccgtcccgtcagagtgggggggcgggggcggggctagtCCGTCATCATGTCGGCGCCCTCTCCCCCGTGGCGTCGGCCAGGGTCATGTCCTCCAGCATCTCCATCAGAGAGATGCAGGGCGCGCCCTCGTCATCCGTATCGCTCTCCACGGGGGGTCTGGacgtgtctggggggggggggggggaggacaacACACGGGTTAGTTCAACACgccgccacaagggggcgcccATCGCGGTTCCGGAGCCCTTGGCCACGTTTAGCTAGGCGGCCGGTAAAGGTGACGCactataccaccaggtgggagtTTGATCAGCCGTCGCGAGCCGTTTTGACAATCGGCCTCTTGTGACATCACGAGGGGGGCGTGTCACCGAGATgtgcgctggatagatcagcctacccagtggactgtagcagtctttgctcatctatccgtcacacatcaaggtggacacgcccacttctgatgtcagaagaggcctatttttgaaaacggctaatcacacctggCGGTATGATACGAcacctttaaggagcaggtagggggttcaCGGGGGGCCGCAGCGAGATTGCTGACATTGGGGGTTGAACCCACAACCGTTCTACTATTGTACACGGCCCTTATTTAATGTctgttttacatttacaatctGGCCCGGGTTGGTGCGAATCACAACCGTTTACCCAACATAGGGCGGGTttaacaagatggctgccgctgatgtgCAGCGGTCCGTTGCATCTGCTATCGGTAGCGCTAATAAACTAACTGGAGGGTTTATTCTCTAGATTAAGACCAAATACTGCCCTCAAAGCTTCGGTGGTGAAGACACGTTTGCCGTTCGTCGGGAGGGATTTGGTGAAGGTTGAATCTACCAGCGctgcgctctgattggttgtcttGTCTATCCTATCGCCATCCATAGGCATTCTGTTCCGCCACTCACCTCTGAAGATGTTGATGTTTTTCCTGAGAGCTTCGTCTTCCTCCAGATCCTCCAGGAAGTCTGTGTATTGTCTGCGGTCAAACGTCAGGATGAAACCgttaggagagagaggaggcgacCGGGCGTTGGGCCCAGACGCTCACATTCTGCACGAGCAACAACGTGTTTTGATTCGTTGTTCCAAACAATTTGTCCAGCGATAGGACAGAAGATTAACCAAACGACCGCTAATCCAAACAAACTGTCCAGCGGACAAATGTACGATCCACGTCTCATACACGCACACTAACGGTGTTGGTATTTCTGTGGATCATCAACACATCTGCCGGCCTTCAGTTGATCCTATCAGAGCTCAGACAGAGGGGCGACCTCTCGGCACGGCTCGGGaggttgtacgtcctggcacttaatgtacacacttattgtgtgttgtacgtcctggcacttaatgtacacttattgtgtgttgtacgtccttccacttaatgtacacacttattgtgtgttgtacgtcctggcacttaatgtactcacttattgtgtgttgtacgtccttccacttaatgtacacacttattgtgtgttgtacgtcctggcacttaatgtacacacttattgtatgtcgtacgtccttgcacttaatgtacacacttattgtatgtcgtacgtccttccacttaatgtacacacttattgtatgtcgtacgtccttccacttaatgtacacacttattgtgtgttgtacgtcctggcacttaatgtacacacttattgtgtgttgtacgtcctggcacttaatgtacacacttattgtatgtcgtacgtccttccacttaatgtacacacttattgtgtgttgtacgtcctggcacttaatgtacactggcacttaaaaatatgaCTTAGAATTGTGTAGCGACTTATCCTAGCTACCCTTGTTTACGGGGAATGGGtcaacctagtgatggttagtgcttggcacttggttctatgaacatccttactgtaccgacagagatatattgtttctctttcttctgacaaatttactcaatgtaaagggctgattatggtcccgcgttcacgcaacgcaagggggtagcggaccctccttgcgtccactgctgtgattggtgcgctcactaaaacccgacgcagaccCCAAACAGGTTCACGGCTGCGCCGGGGCGTCGGCGCGGTCCTTGCGCTGCGGGACGGTATTCAGCCCTCGAGCCTCTCTGGGTGAACGCGTGTGGATGTGGGGTACCTCTCGTCCACCACGTCCAGACCCTCGCGGTCGCGCTCCATCTCCTTCAGCTTCCagttcctcctcctcgcccgctTGTTGCGGTCGTAGCTCTTCTTGATCAGCACCTGAAAGCGGTCACTTAATGAGCGGAGCTGGTTAAGGTCCCGGTGACCGCTCGGTGTATGGCACCACTACTGAACacggccactagggggcggtgtCGATCATAACTCGTGTGCGTGCGCGGGATCTCACCACATCAGGAAGGTGGTTGGGATTCATCTTGTCCAGGTATTCGTCGTTCACGTTGGAGTTGGCAAAGTCGAAGCTgtaagggaagaggagggacagTCAGTGGGGGTCAAGGGGGGTCCAGGGCAGACAGTGGGGTCATtgggggggtcagtgggggtcCAGGCAATCCGTAGGGTCCGTTGGGAtcagggggggggtcagtgggggtcaGGTGAGTCCGTGGGGGTCCGGGTGGGTCAGGGGGGGTCAGTTCAGTGCGTGGGGGTCCGGGTGGGTCAGTTCAGTGCGTGGTGGTCCGGGTGGGTCAGGGGGGGTCAGGTCAGTGCGTGGGGGTCCAGAGCCCTGCCTGAGCCCCCAGCCTAAGGAGCCGTACCCACCCCAGGACCAGGTCTCCTATGTTGAGCAGGTGACCCAGGAAGGTGCGGCAGTGGTACTGCTGACTGGTGTCCAGCTCCGACGTCTTCTGCACCCACACGTCAGCCAACGTatgctggaacacacacacacacacacacacacacacacacacacacacacacactttgttgtgAATTCAGGTCACGAAAGCGACCGACTGAAAGCCCCCAGAGTGAGGGGCCGCTGGGGGGgggccgacccccccccccctgagcgtcccccccccctggctccgcccccacgccAGGTTCAGCCATAATGGAATGGCCAACTATTGATTTTAGTTTCTTCCAGTAATGTAATTTGTTCTCGAGCGGAAAATCAACACACgcactgagaacacacacacacacacgtgaactgAGAACACATATACGCCCACTGAGAGAACACGCTCACACATGGGCACTGAGAACACACAAAGgcactgagaacacacacactcgcgcgtaCGCACTgagaacacacgcacgcgcgcactgagaatacacacacacacacacacacacacacacacactcaaagcacACTCACCTTATTGGACCTGaagcccgcccccgcccccagaTGGAGGTCCCTGATGATCTCGGTGTCCATGACGATGAACTCCTCCAGCTGCCGCGGGCTGCACAGGCTGTTGAAGGGGTAGCGCCAGTACGTGCTGCCGTCCACCTCCgcaactgggggggggggggggggtgcggacACAACGGGCCTCATCAGCATCTtaatcctcatcatcctcctcattatcagccacatcctcctcctcatcatcatcatcctcctcatcacccTCTGATGTGACGCCATGAGCACAAACACAATGGCCGCCGAGTGCACGAAAGCTTCCCGTCCCGAACCCGCCCAACGCGTTCCTGCTCCGGCGCTCCGGTAGGTCGAGCCTCTCCCTCTGAGGGTCCGCCCTCCCAGACGGATCCATGCGGCGGCCATTAAAGGCCGACGGAAACCCTCCGATCAGCCTCGCCGGCGCTGGACCACGACCTCGCCGCCGTCCGGTCAGCCGAGGGACGGCGGGAAGCAAAGGACTTCCAGGGCTTCGACTAAAAACAGAAAGCCGCCACTCAGGTTTACCCGGCGGAGCCTCTGGTGGGACGCAGGCGGGGGGGACgcagggggggggacatgtGGCCCACAGAGCGCCGCCTCCAGCACAGAACCAGACGGCAACGGcccaggagagaggggggagacgggggagggtaaggggggagagggagagacagggggagagggagagtaagggagagacaggggggagggggagagtaagGGGGAGAGTAAGGGGGAGGGtaagggggagacggggagggacgggggggagagaaaggggcagagacgggggagacaggggagagtaagggggagagggggagacaggggagagacgggggagacaggggagagtaagggggagagggggagacaggggagagtaAGGGGGAGCCAGGGGAGagtaagggggagagggggagacaggggagagtaagggggagacaggggaaggTTAGGGTCACAGTAAGGGGCACACAGCCCCCAGGTGGCGCTGTCCACTAGTCTTCTTGTCTGAATGTAACCTACATGGTTTGACTCGGGGCGTACACGTGGGAGGCTGCAGCGGCGCGAGTGTCCTGACGAGATGTCCGATGGCTAAAGTGAGCGCCGGGAAGGAGCCCCTGGCCCGTTAACGCAGCGTGTCTTCAAGCCCCCCTCTGGCGGCCCTCGTTTCCGTCCAACGCTCTCTTCTTTGGAGGTGCAGATTGACGATTAAGGGCCGATGGTGAGATCGGACCACTTCCTGAGCAGGCTGGCGTTACGAGCTGAAGCAAACTGAGCTTTTGAAGTGGGAGCCTTTCAGGCGCAACGGGCGTTCTGCTCTGCAGTCAGGAGattacccacccccccccccatgatacGTAAAACTGTGTTTCAGGAGGAATACATTGCAGTGGGCTTCCCCTCTACACGCTCTGACCCTCCCACGGCGTTGGGCTTCGTTTGTGGCGAGAAATTATCCAACAGTTGCATGAATCACAGGGCCATGTTTCTCACTCAAATGTGAGCATCTGCTCCCtttaaatgttcatgtttacactgccaaacacaacgcacacacattatttaTGTTCATTTTAGAAAAAAATCTCCCCCAAAATGTTTTGTGCCGGAGAAGGGGGTACTCAGCTGAAAGAGGTTCTTAGAGGGGCTACAGTAGTAGAAAGAGTTTGAGAATCACTGCGCGACcgacaccgacggcggagtgaCCCACGCAAGGGGACAGCCAGCACtccgggagcagtcagggatggtcgtcttgctcaggggcacctcgacactctaggatGGGCCGGGgtttcgaactagcaacctttcggttacgaGTCAACAAGCACAACCTCCTAAGGTAGGCCGAACCAGTTAGGTAAGCCGAACCAGTTGCACGCTACAGGGAGATGATCTCGTACTAAAAACAGCACGAGGAGATCAATCGACACTGTAGCAGTAGCATTGTAAGCTAGAGTGTCGACTGATATGAGGGGAGTTATCCACCCAGCTCCACAGAGCTGCTGTGTGAGCTGTGTGGATAActcatttgggggggggggtactcacTCTGGAGGGTGCGCGGGTCAATGAGGTGGATGGCGCTGGTgacccggacacacacacacacctgccccaTGTTGCCCAGGCTCTGGGCCAGCCGCGGGGGCAGACACACCACGTtgtcctggaggggggggggggggggggggggggagagagagagagagagagagagagagagagaggaggccagGTTAAACACAGCCTTTGACCCCCACCGCAATTGCGACGCGATGTTCTGACAAATAAgtactgtaagtcgctttggataaaagtatctgctaaatgccctgaatgtaaatgtaaatggttttTGGTTCGATATTCGAAACAATTTAAAGACCTCTGATCTGATTAAGGTTCAACTTTGAATATTAAACAAAAAAGGGCAAAGTTAATTTGATTATATTTTGGTACTGTGCGCAAACCACGGTCCACGATTAGGATCGGAGGACAGTTCTATTTGGTGGAATAAAGAAGCATCATATCTGGGGGAGTACCACATCGGAAAAACAGTTCTAAGCCCTGGAATGCAGAAGCATCGTATTACACAAACGCACGCTCTGCAGATCAGACGAAGGATTCCTGACATGGCTAACAGATATAACATTTCTCTGATCCGAAAGGAAAGAGGATTCAGCAGTCGGCCTGAATGGACGCCACTTCCCAGACTTCTTCTGGCCGGACTCGTGCGCAGAGGAAGGTCTGGTTCCCCGTCAGGACGCCATGGCGAGCGCCGCCCGTAGGAGCAGAGGCGGTTGATTCCTACCTTGCATATGGGCACGATCTCCAGGGAGTAGGTGCTCTTGTAGTTGAAGGTGTTGGAGTGGATGTCGTGGGATATCAGGCGCTGGGAGGTCTTTGACCTTTGGACACAAGAGGGTTCAGTGTCACAAACAGACCCGGCAGAGCAAGGCCCCGACCCCTGAACCGGACGACGCTAACGTGACCGGTTCAATACAAGGTCACACTCATGGGGTTCGTATCGTTGAAATGATGTCATGTCAAACTGACTTTAGCTCTAACGACCTTAAAAGAAGTTTGTGAATTCGACAAAGTAATAAATCAGCCACAAAGGCTTTTATCTTGGAGGCGAGGGTCTTAATCTCTAAAACATTCTTTGTTTGCTCAAAATAAACTTTAGGCATGTAGCAGGTAGTTAGCGACGATGTGAACGGTTCCGATCAGGAGACGACGCCCGTCTTCAGACAGAGACGCCCAGCACTGACCTGCAGGGCACCGTACACTGGAGGAAGTCCGTCATCTTCAGGGCGTGCTGCTTCGTGGCGTAGTAGAAATCAATCCCGTCTGAGAGAACACACATCACCAGCCGTCAGCCAAAGGATCCCACGCAAAAAGActcgacacacacaccttcccttTGCaacacccgcgcacacacaggcacatccgcgcgcacacacacacgcacgcacgtacacacgccaCATGTGGAAGCCTCCTCGCCGCTTTCAACTCGTGCCGAGATGTGGAGCTCATTTACGATGGCTCCGATGCCAACCTGGTCTTTAAGACGGCCCGGGTGCAGAGGCGTCTGCGGCCCAGGCGGCGGGGCGCGTGTCTGGTGCTGCCCCGAGTCAGCCTCTGCCGGCAGACAGCaactctcttccccctcttccccctcttccccctctcccccctctcttccctctcttcccaACATGGTATTCTCTCAGTCGTCCCGCCACATTTTGACAAAAACATCTGGTGGGGATCTGGTCTCCGTTGGGACCGGATGGATTTTCTTCTTAGCGAACACTAGGACTGCTCACATGTGCTGTAGTTACTTTAATAAAGACTTGCTCAAGCGACGGCAAAAGAAAACAACTACGAGTCTGGGAACCTAAGACGGTCAAAGACATCGACGCTGCGGTTGGGCCTTGGGTTGGAGGAGCATTCGTCTCGTTTCCCGAGCAGCAGGTATCAAACGAGATCCCGCCCAGGAAAAAGAAGGGGGACTAGCTCCCCTAgaactagggctgctcgattatggaaaaaaaataaatcataatcacgattgcgttggtcaatattgaaaacaCGATTAATCAAAGATTATTTTTGGGTTTGAaatcatgatgtatttattcagcatgtctctcccggaaaaacactttgtaactgagaactttgaaatttcgccttaaaagaaatacacaaaatggtcaaaaatgtatccagctgttctgctgaaaatgtaatgaaaacaaagaatctaaaaataaatagaacctgattatattagttttgtgatcgtttgacgttAAATCGTAATCAAAATTCGATccatcgcccagccctaatagaACACAGTTGGacgccatccatccatccaaacagagcagaactgtggacCATCACAGGACACTCTTCTTGTGATTGAAGATCACTGCGTGTGATCTTCAATCACATAGGTGATGGCTGCGTGGACCTACCGTGGATCTCTTTGATGTTGAGGGCGTTGGTGTGGAGTTTGTGCTTGAGGATCAGCTGCTCCAGATAATAAAACGTCTTCTTGTGGGAAGTCTGTCAAATAGACACACATTTCAGCCATGGCAAGATAGACATTGATGAACTATGATGGGGATATGAAGTAGAAactttattgtatgttgtacgtcctggacGTTAAtgtacacttattgtatgttgtacgtcctcgcACTTAAAAAAAGTACTTAGTATTgtgcagcatcttatcctagctatctctgttgtacacggggaatgggttaacctcgagattgttagtgcttggcacttggttcaatgaacatccttactgtaacgcctgcaatatattgttgtttctctttcttctgacacagGTACctattgtaagtctctttggataaaatcgtctgccgaatgccctaaatgtaaatgtgtaaaatatGAACTATAGTCTCAAATACATTTGTGAGTCAAAGCATCCCTGCGTGAGAAACTCCATCTGGCAACACAGCAAACCATCCTGAATGTTTCCCCCACGATTTAAAAtctcattttaaaaatgtactgTCCGGTTACATAAAAAAGTCGGCAGTTTGGACGGAAAAGACAAACGTTTATTGAATCGAAGAATAAAAAAGGTACCATCCTGTCAGTAGAGATGTCGAACCATATCTATAAAAGTAAATGACGCGACGAATCTGAAGAGGATAACGTTgacctagggctgggcgatttggcctaaaaataaaatctcgaTTTTTTCTAACTAAAGGACGATTTTCGATTTAAacctcgattttttttttctgtatttctctaaacaaattccattgaaacccatgtacgtgtgtggcgcttatggggtgtcgcaccacactcaccaacgcaggggtctacaacccgctgatttaagagtataacgattagcaacaatcatggaaagctgagtaggtttatcagttttaataacagtatgaacaaatagaactcAAAAAttacaagttgtcctttgtatatctatagtagcaatagcacatgctaaacaaggacaaaatctactcagaataattgaatgaactgtttacaaccatggctaaccagtgcatgagaaggagatgacaggagactaaggtttcactctttcaattgctctaatttgagctcttactgttgttatctaacataccatacagtaatttaattgtgtaaaagtgtgaaattactgcaccttaaaaatgaccatgaattagctatactctcatttgcatagtgattaacattatgaatttcaattgtgtataccaactgtatgttggctgacatttacctataactttttttccctccactctaaccaaggatgcctgtttttaaattccctagcctgacacccagtctgaaaggctggccaggggttctcatctaaaagtaacgaggagatataaagtgggattaaaacattgtcttctgttgactacttattatgtggtttacacattaatatgggaggactggacacacacacacacgcacgcacgcacgcacgcacgcacgcacgcacgcacgcacgcacgcacgcacgcacgcacgcacgcacgcacgcacgcacgcacgcacgcacgcacgcacgcacgcacgcacgcacgcacgcacgcacgcacgcacgcacgcacacacacgcgagaaggaggggctcggcccgccaactaacgtgcagagatgcaggggcagcttcgcgcttcgtaacagag
This genomic window contains:
- the nmd3 gene encoding LOW QUALITY PROTEIN: 60S ribosomal export protein NMD3 (The sequence of the model RefSeq protein was modified relative to this genomic sequence to represent the inferred CDS: inserted 1 base in 1 codon), whose amino-acid sequence is MEYVEAPPIASEGSILCCTCGVPIPPNPANMCVACLRTTVDISEGIPKSVTALFCKQCERYLQPPATWIQCALESRELLALCLKKLKGSMTKVRLIDAGFLWTEPHSKRIKLKVTIQKEVMNGAILQQVFVVEFTIQYQMCDDCHRVEAKDFWKAVVQVRQKTSHKKTFYYLEQLILKHKLHTNALNIKEIHDGIDFYYATKQHALKMTDFLQCTVPCRSKTSQRLISHDIHSNTFNYKSTYSLEIVPICKDNVVCLPPRLAQSLGNMGQVCVCVRVTSAIHLIDPRTLQIAEVDGSTYWRYPFNSLCSPRQLEEFIVMDTEIIRDLHLGAGAGFRSNKHTLADVWVQKTSELDTSQQYHCRTFLGHLLNIGDLVLGFDFANSNVNDEYLDKMNPNHLPDVVLIKKSYDRNKRARRRNWKLKEMERDREGLDVVDERQYTDFLEDLEEDEALRKNINIFRDTSRPPVESDTDDEGAPCISLMEMLEDMTLADATGXEGADMMTD